The following DNA comes from Bacteroidota bacterium.
AGCTGCCCAGGATGCCCAGGAAGACCCCCGCACCCGCGAGCTGTCGCCCGGCCTGTTCGAGCCTGGGGATGTGAAGAGTGTGATAGACGCCGTAATAACCGTAGGGGTAGATATGGTAGGGGTGCTAAGCCTGGAGAGCAAGGCGCGAAAGCGTGCCTGGACCCTGGATGAGCAGAGTTTTGCCAACAGCCTGGCCGAGCTGGTGGGCCTGGTGCTAGAGCAGAAGGAGCGCATGCTGACCGACCGCCTGAAGGAGGCCTACGCAGAACTGGAACTAAAAAACCACGACATCGCCCTGCAAAAGGCGGAGCTGGAAGAAACCACCAGCTGGCTGAAAGAAAGCATCCGATACGCAAAACGGATCCAGCAAAACATCCTGCCCAGCAAGGCTTTCATGGACGAACACCTGGACAACTACTTCGTAGTATACAGGCCCAAGGACGTGGTGGGAGGAGACTTCTACTGGTTCGGCCAGATAGGCAACCAATGTGTGATGGTGGTGGCCGATGGTACCGGCCACGGTGTACCGGGAGCATTCCTTACCCTTATTGGCTACCTGCTGCTAAACCAGATTGTGCTGGAGAAGCGTGTGGTGCAACCCTCCGAAATTCTACGACTACTCCACCTGGGCGTACGCACCGCCCTGAAGCAGGATGAGGAGGAAGGCAGCAGCCGAGACGGATTCGATGTGGCGGTGTGCACCTTCAGCACCCGCACCTACGAGGTGGAGTATGCCGGGGCCAACCTCCCCTTCTATTACTACCAGGACTGGGAGATCCACGAGATTAAGCCCACCAAGAAATCCATCGGAGGCGAGCAGCTGGAGGAGGAGCGCACCTTCCAGAACCACACGATCCAGCTGCGCCAGGGCGATGCCATCTACATGTATACAGATGGTTTTGTGGATCAACTGGGCGGCCCGGACGAGAAGCGTTTTACCAGCCGCCGCTTTCGCGACCTCATCCTGCGCACCCAGCATGAGAGCCTGGGTACCCAGCGCGCCCTGCTGAACCTGGAGTGGAAAGACTGGAAGGAAGACCGCGAACAGCTGGACGACGTTACCGTTTTTGGTCTGAAGTTCAGCTAGGAGCACAAGGGTACTGGCACAGCCCGTGCCACAAAGCCCGCATCATTCCCCTTACACCCCCCCACCTGCCCGATGCCCAGCCCCCCGCCCGAACCTGGCCCCGCCCAGCTGCCTGCCGAGGCGCGCCAGCGGAACACGGACCGCATCATCCTGGGGGTGGACCCCGGCACGCAGGTAACAGGCTATGCCTTTATCCAGGTGGGCGGGCGGCACCCCCAGCTGCTGAGCCTGGGGGTTATAGAGCTGAAGAAGCTGGCAGACCACCCCATGAAGCTCAAGCGCATCTTCGACCGGCTCCTTGGCATGATCGAGGCCTTCCTGCCAGACGAGATGGCCATAGAGGCACCCTTCCAGGGTAAAAACGTACAGAGCATGCTGAAGCTGGGCCGCGCCCAGGGGGTGGCCATTGCCGCAGCCCTGCAGCGGGATGTGCCAGTGGTGGAGTATGCCCCCACCAAGGTGAAGATGGCGGTAACGGGCCGCGGGGCTGCCAGCAAAGCCCAGGTGGCAGGCATGCTGGCCCACCTGATGCCCGAGCTGAAGCAGCAGGGCCCCCTGCTGCCCGATGCTACCGATGCCCTGGCAGTAGCCCTGTGCCACTATCTGCAGAGCAGTGGCGGCCTGGCCAGCCCAGGCCGATACAGCGGCTGGGAGGCCTTTGTGAAGCAGAACCCGGGCAGAAAGCGCGGGTAGTGAACGATGCGTATTGCCCTACGCCCGCCAAGCCTGTAGCCCCAGCCACAAACTTCTTGCCCCACCACAGTTTGTGCCCGCTGGCTCCGGTGCGCAGCCTGTATCTGCGTATATTGTAGCCCCAATGCGTGTACATGCTTCTTTTTACTTGCTGGTGCTGGCTGCCCTGTATGGCACCGTTTGGGCACAGGCAGCGCCGCCCGCTACCCCGCGCAAGCAGCCCATGCTGCAGCTGGGCGTGGGCTTCTCTGGCGTAACCTATCTGGGCGACCACAACTACAGGAACGAATCCTATTATCGCATACACCCGGCGGCCCACCTTAGTCTGCAGTTCGATAACTACAGGCGTGTGAGCCCGCAGCTTAATTTTTCCTTTTCCCGCATCCGGGCCGAGAACCGAGACCTTGCCCCCCAGGCGGGTGTGCAGCCCAACACCTTCTTCAGTACCCGCTACTTCAGCCTCGATCTGCGTATGCGCATACGGTTCAACCGCCTGGGCCGCCTACGCCCCCACCTGGCCCCCGGCCTGGGCCTGCTGAGCTATACGCCGCAGGACCGAGTGGGCAATAGCCTGGCAAACCAGCTGGATACCCGCAAGGAGGGGGAGGACTATAGCAGCACCACGATCCTGTTTCCACTAAACCTCGGCGTTACGTATCGGCTAAACGAGCTGGTGTCGCTCGGGGCCGATTTCACCCATTTTCTTACCGGTACAGATTACTTCGACAATGTGGGCGAACTGGGCCCACGTTCGGGCAATGATCGCCTGCAGGAACTCAGTTTTACTGTGTACATCACGCCCAGCCAACGCGAACGCGCGGGCAGGCGCTAGGCGAACCTGATACAGCCTGTGTACGGCATTTTTTTGCTAGGTGCTTCCGTACAATTTGTGTAGTTTTGCCAAACTTTATTTTGAATAAGGTCGTATTAGAACAGGTGATACGATCCTTTGTTTTATATTTATGGCATTATGAGTCCTAAGAGAGAGATAAAAATCGGTTTATTTGGCTTTGGCGTAGTGGGCCAGGGCTTGTACGACGTATTGAGCAGCAGCAAGGGCATCCGCGCGGATGTGGTGCGTATCTGCGTGAAAGACCCCGCCAAACCGCGCCGCCTGCCCATGGAGCATTTCACCTTCGACAAAAACGATATCCTGCACGACGACCAAATCAACCTCATTGTAGAACTCATAGACAATGCAGACGATGCCTTTGAGATTGTAAAGGAGGCCATGAGCCGGGGAAAGGATGTGGTTTCGGCCAATAAGAAAATGATAGCCGAGCACTTTGCCGAGCTATATGAGCTGCAACGCAAGCACAACGTAAGCCTGATCTACGAAGCATCGGCCTGCGGCAGCATCCCCATTATCCGCACCCTGGAGGAATACTACGATAACGAACTGCTGAACAGCGTGCAGGGTATCTTCAATGGCACGACCAACTACATCCTGACCAAGCAGATAGCCGAAAATCTGGACTACAATACGGCGCTCAGGCAGGCTCAGGAGCTGGGTTTTGCCGAGAGCAATCCCTTTCTGGACGTGCATGGCTACGATGCCAAGTATAAGCTCTGCATTATTGCGGCCCATGCCTTTGGGCTGCGCGTGCCTGAGCAGGAGATTTTCAACTACGGCATTACAACCGTGTCGCCCTTTGATGTGCGCATAGCACGTGAGAAGAGCTACAAGCTGAAACTGGTAGCCCAGGCACTGAAGATAAAGGACAAGCTGGTGCTCTTTGTGCTGCCCATGATGGTGCCCAAGCATAGCCTGCTGTATAATGTAGAGGAGGAATACAATGCCGTACTGGTAGAGGGCGTGTTTTCGGACAAGCAGTTTTTTCAGGGTAAGGGAGCCGGAAGCTATCCAACCGGATCTGCCGTACTGTCTGACGTAAGCGCCACCACCTACGGCTACAAGTACGAATACAAAAAAGAAAACCAGCACAGCCTGACCTTTACCAACGATGCCGTGCTGGAGATCTACCTGCGCTATGCAGATGAGGCTACGCTAAAGCAGTTCAACTTCATCAGCATCCACGAGCGCCACAGCGAGGAGGACACCGGGTTCTACTACGTGGTGGGCTACATCAAGCTAAGCAGCCTGATGGCTATCCCCCGGCTGGCCGAACTGGATGCCTTTGTGGCCCTCACCCCGCGCTGCGACGTGCAGCTGGCGTGATTACAGAGGGCTTAAGGTAGGCCGTGTGCACCTCCGGTGTTTATCCCCCCCGCGCGCCTTGCTATATTCCCCTCCGAACAAATAGCGCCACCTGGGCATCTCCTTTGCCCTGGCTTTCGGCTATCTTTGGGCTATGGCAGTCAACCTGGTAAGCGCGGAGCAGTTAAGCAAGACCTATGGCGACAAGGTACTCTTTGAGGGGATAAACCTGGGCCTCAGCCAGGGCGACAAGGTGGCCTTGGTGGCCCGAAACGGCACCGGCAAGAGCACCCTGCTCTCTGTGCTGGCTGGCACCGAGGCACCCGATGCCGGCCAGGTAGTGTGGCGCAAGGGTGTGCGGGTGGGCACCCTGCTACAGGAACCAGAGCTGGACCCGGAGGCCACCGTGCTGGACTGCATCCTGTATGCCGACGACCCCGTGCAGCAGGCCATTCGGCACTACGAGCGGCTGATACACCAGGCCGTGCCCGACCAAGCCGCGCTAGACCAGGCCCTGGCCGAGATGGACGCACAGCAGGCCTGGGACTTCGAGGCACGTGTGCATCAGGTACTGGATGTATTCGGCCTAACCCCCCAGCTGGAAACCCCAAGTAGGCGCCTGAGTGGCGGGCAGCGCAAGCGCCTGGCCCTGGCACGCCTGCTGCTGAGCGAGCCAGACGTGCTGCTGCTGGATGAGCCCACCAACCACCTGGACCTGGACATGATAGAGTGGCTGGAGGCCTGGCTGCTGCGCACCCGCGCCACCCTGCTACTCATTACCCACGACCGATGGTTCCTGGATGCCGTGTGTAGCCGAATATGGGAGCTGGAGGGTGGCAGGCTAATCCCCTACGAGGGCAACTATGCCTACTACCTGGAGAAGAAGGCCGAGCGAGAAGCCGCAGAAAACGCCCAGCAAGACAAGATGCGGGCCTACCTGCGCAAAGAACTGGAATGGCTGCAGCGCCAGCCCAAGGCACGTACCACAAAGAGCAAGGCCCGCATAGACCAGTACCACGAAAAGAGCGAGGCCATGCCCAGCCGAAAGGCCGAGCCAGAGCTGCTATTCCAGATCAAGACCACACCCATAGGGGGAAAGGTGCTGGACTTCAAGAGTGTGCGCGTGCGGCTGGGAGACCGCCTGCTGATCCGTAAGTTTACCTACGCCTTCAAGCGGCAAGAGCGCGTGGGCATTGTGGGCAAGAACGGCGTGGGCAAGAGCACCCTGCTGCGCCTCATTATGGGCGAGATAGACCCCGAGGCCGGCAAGGTGGAAGTGGGCGAAAGCATTGTGCCAGGCTACTACCGCCAGGATGGCCTGGTGCACCGGCCGGGGCAGAAGGTGCTGGAGGTGATAACCGACATAGCCGAGAGCCTGCCACTGCAGAATGGCAGCACCCTGCCCGCCGCGCAGTTTCTCAACCGTTTCGGCTTCCCCTACGGGATGCACCGCACCGAGGTGGAACGCCTGAGTGGGGGCGAGCGCCGCCGCCTGCACCTGCTCACAGTGCTCATCCGCAACCCGAATCTGCTCATCCTGGATGAGCCTACCAACGACCTGGACCTGCCCACCCTGAACCTGCTGGAGGAGTTCCTGATGCACTACCAGGGCTGCCTGGTTATTGTGAGCCACGACCGATACTTTCTGGACCGGCTGGTAGATCACCTCTTTGTGCTGGAGGGCGATGGAGAGATCCACGACTTTAATGGAAACTACCAGCAGTGGCAGAGCCAGCGGCTGGCACAGGCAGAACAAAAGAAGATGCCCGAGCCAACCAAGGTGCGCGAACAGCCGGCGATAGCCGACGGTGGCCAGCCGGAAAAACCCAAGGTACGGCTCAGCTACAAGGAGCAGCGGGAGTATGCGCAGCTGGAACAGCAGATAGCCCTGCTGGAAGCCCGCGTAGCCGAGCTGGAGCGCCAGATGAGTAGCGGAGTGCTGGATCACGAAGCGCTGGCAGCCCTCAGTGCCGATTTTGTGGCCCAACAGAAGCTGCTGGATTCAGCTACCGACCGCTGGATGCAGCTGGCCGAGTATGCAGACTAGGTGCCGGGGGCGCGGAGAAGCAGGGGTGTGCCCCCGCTTTTGAACTGATGGCGGGTGCTTCGTCTTGTTCTGGCTACTGCGTCTAGCGTTCGCGCTCTATGGTGTAGTTCACCAGGTCGCGCAGGCTGGTACTGGCCGCCGTATCCGGAAACTCCTTCAGGATAGCCAGGGCATCATCGGCAAAACGGTGCATCATCGTTTCGCTATAGCTCAGGCCGCCTGCGGCTTCCACAAAGTCTACCAGATACTTTACCTGCCTGGGGTTGGTATTGTGGTTCTTCACAATATTAATCAGCTTTCGGCGCTCCATCCAGCTGCTTTTGTTCAGCGTGTGGATGAGTGGCAGCGTCATTTTCTTCTCTTTCAGGTCTATGCCCGTGGGCTTGCCGCTCTTGCTACCCCCGTAGTCAAAGAGGTCGTCCTTGATCTGGAAAGCCATGCCCACCAGCTCGCCAAAGTGTCGCATCTGTTCCACCGTATCCACAGGGGCCCCGGCACTGCTGGCACCGCTCTCGCAGCAGCTGGCAATCAGGCTGGCTGTCTTCTGCCGGATGATCTCGAAATACACAACCTCATCTATATTCAGCCGCCGGGCTTTTTCTATTTGCAGCAGCTCACCCTCACTCATCAGCTTCACGGCCTTGCTGGTAATCTTCAGCAGGGTATAGTCATCGTGCTCCAGGCTCATCAGCAGCCCGCGGCTTAGCAGAAAGTCGCCAATAAGGACGGCAATCTTGTTTTTCCAGAGCGCATTGATGCTGAAGAAGCCCCGGCGCTCATTCGCATCATCCACCACATCGTCATGAATCAGGGTGGCGGTGTGCAGCAGCTCAATGAGGGCGGCCCCCCGGTAGGTGGCAGGCTGTATGCCGCCGCACAGCTTGGCACTCAGCAGCACAAACATGGGTCGCATTTGCTTGCCCTTGCGCCGGATCATGTAGTGCATAATCTTGTCAAGCAGCAGTATACGGCTCTTCACCGCTCCCCGAAAATGTTCTTCAAACTGCTCGAGTTCGTCCAAAATCGGAGCCTGTATGTCTTCCAGCGTAAGGCCCATGCGCCGGCAAAATTACGGGCTTTTTCCCCTAGTTGCCAACCCGTGGGTTCACTTATATCGGCTTGGTACGAACAGAAACAGGCATATTTGCGTTGGTTTCTCCTGTAGCTCGTTTCTCATGCCACATCCCCCCCGTTCCCGCTCCATTTTGCGCCGCCTGCTGGCCTTTCTCCGGCCCTATCGGGGGTTGTTTGTGGTAGGCCTGCTGCTTACCATTGCCATGAGCGTGGTGGGCCCCCTGCGGCCCCTCGTTATGCAGCGGGTGCTGGATGGGCCTATTGCCGCCGGAGACAGCCAGGGGCTGCTACAGGGCGGACTGCTGCTGCTGGCTCTCACGCTCCTGAATAGTGTGTTCAACTATTTTCAGATCAATCTTACGAGCCTGTTGGGCCAAAATATCATAAACGACATGCGCCAGCAGGTATTTAGCCACCTGCTAAGCCTGCGTACCCAGTACTTTGACCGGATGGCCATTGGCGCGCTGCAAACCCGCGCCATCAACGATATACAGACGCTCAATACCGTCTTTAGCACCACGCTGGTTACCATCCTGGGCGAGCTGCTTCAGCTGGCCTTTATCCTGGGCATTATGTTCTGGATGAGCTGGTCGCTCACCCTGGTCATCCTGTGCCTGATGCCGCTCATCATCCTGGGCACCTGGCTTTTCAAGCGGTTTGTAGAACCAGCCTTTCGGCGTGTGCGCCATCATGTGAGCGAGCTGAATGCCTTTACGCAGGAGCATATTACCGGCATGCTGGTTACGCAGCTGTTTCACCGCCAGCAGGAGGAGAGCCGGCGCTTTGATGAGCTGAACCGCCAGCACCGGCGCGCGCACCTGGATACGGTACTGGCCTATAGCATCTTCTTTCCGGTTATCGAGATCCTGACAGCCCTGGGTCTGGCCCTGCTGGTGTGGTATGGCAGCCGCAGCAGCCTGCAGGGCGATACCACCCTGGGCGAGCTTACGGCTTTCATCATGTTTATCAACATGTTTTTCAGGCCTATACGCCAGATAGCCGATCAGTTCAACACCTTGCAGCTCGGCATTGTGAGTGCCGAGCGTGTGTTTAAGGTGCTGGATACCACAGAGTTTATTGAGAACAATCCGCCCACAGCCGATTCCGATCGGATATATGCCGACCCAAGTATCCGCTTTGAGCAGGTTCACTTTTCCTATCTGCCGGATGAGCCAATCCTGAGGGGGATTGACTTTGAGGTGGCTGCGGGTACTACCACGGCCCTTGTGGGGGCCACCGGCTCGGGCAAGAGCACCATCATAAATATACTGATGCGCCTATACGAGCCACAAAAGGGCTGTATCTACGTTGCCGGGCAAGATGTGCGGGCCTACGACCTGTTTGCCCTCCGGCGCAGCATGGGCCTGGTGCTGCAGGACGTGTTCCTTTTCTCGGGTTCGGTATATGAGAATATTACCCTGCACAACACGGCCATTACGCGCGAGCGGGTGCTGCAGGCGGTGGATGAGGTGCAGGCACGCGCCTTTATAGAGCGGCTACCGGGTGGGCTGGACCACCGGGTGGGAGAGCGGGGCGTAAACCTGAGCACCGGGCAGCGGCAGCTGCTCAGCTTTATCCGCGTGCTGGTGCACAACCCCGCTATCCTGCTGCTGGATGAGGCTACCTCTAACATCGATACCGAGCTGGAGGGCATCCTGCAGGCAGCACTGCAGCGCGTAATGCAGCACCGAACCAGCATCGTGGTGGCGCACCGGCTCAGCACCATACAGCATGCAGACCAGATACTGGCTATGCGCAAGGGCGAGGTGATAGAACGGGGCACGCACCAGAGCCTGCTGCAGCAGGGTGGGTATTACAAGAAGCTCTTCGACCTGCAGTATGGGCAGCCTGTGCGAAATTGATCCTTTCCACTATCTTTATACCCATGCAGCCACCTAGCGCGCAGGCACTTGTTATTGTGCCCACCTACAATGAGCGTGAAAACATACACGCCCTGGTAGAACGGGTGCTGGAGCTGAAGGAGCAGTTTGACCTGCTGATCGTGGACGATAGCTCGCCCGACGGAACGGCTGGGGCGGTGCGGCAGCTACAGCGGCAATATCCCGGCAGGCTGCACCTGGAGGAACGTACGGGCAAGCTGGGCCTGGGCACAGCCTACCTGCACGGTTTCCGCTGGGGGCTGGCGCGTGGCTATGCGTATCTGTTCGAGATGGATGCCGACTTTAGCCACGACCCTGCCGACCTACCCCGCCTGTACGAGGCCTGTGCAGTGGGCCGTTTCGACCTGGCCATTGGTAGCCGCTACTGCCGGGGGGTGAATGTGGTAAACTGGCCCATGTCTCGCGTACTGCTTAGCTACGGGGCCAGCTGGTACGTGCGCCTGATAACGGGCATGCCCATCCGCGATGCCACGGCCGGTTTCATCTGCTATCGGCGGGCTGTACTAGAGGCTATCCTGGCTGAGCCAGTCAAGTTTGTGGGCTATGCCTTCCAGATCGAGATGAAGCATAAGGCCTGGCGCATGGGCTTCCGGTTCAAGGAGCTGCCCATCATTTTTACCGACCGGCAGGCCGGGCAGAGCAAGATGTCGCAAAACATCATCCAAGAGGCCATATGGGGTGTGCTCTGGCTTACTGTTACCGGCTGGTTTCGCAAGTCTTACCACTAGTTTTGCCCTGTTTTCCCCCTATGTTGGCCTTTTCTTGCGAGGGGGCTTTACCGCCATTTGCCCGAGCCAGCTGGTGCGGGTTCTTGTGCCAGTCAGCCCCCCCCCAGGCATTACAGGTAATCTAAGGGCCTCATCCTGCGCCTTCGTTCGGCCCCGGGAGCCGCATACCTCAAGGCCGAGCACGCGCGAAATCTGGAGGATTGGGCGATTAGTAGTCAGACTACACTTCCACACATCGGCTATACAGGAGCCTGCTTACTACCAGCCTGCTGGGCCTATGCCCAGCAGAGTCCGGCTGGAACTTGGCTACAGACACCTGCCCCCCTCTTGGGTTTGATCGCCAGTTTGGCTACCGGCCCCGTATTTTCTGAAACAGGTAGATGACACCCGCAATTACCAGCGCAATGGCGGCGGCATGCACCAGCCAGCCAGCCACTCGCAGCATGAAAACCAGCACATACCACCCGGCTATGATCAGCAGGATGAAGATAAAAACGCGAAGAAATATGGTTCCAAAGCTCATATTGCCAATATAAGGAATTTTTTGATCGTATGAAAGGCAGTGGCCCAAATACCCCCCATGGTGTCCGCCCTTAGTTGTTTGCTATTTGTTCCCATTGGCCCCCACAGGTATGGCAGGCTTGTGGGGCCGCCTGCCAGGCATTGGGTACTGCACACTTTTGGGCATAATGGTCCTTCACAGCCTCCTCATCCCTACCCGTGCGCCGCCTGCCTAGCCAGCCAGTACGGTTATCAGGTCGCTCTTGGTAATGATGTCTTGGCTGCCATCTTCCTTCTGTACAATGACAGCGGGCATTTCTCTGGTCATCATCTTGCTGATGACGTCTATGCGGGTGGTGGGCAGCACAAAGGGGAAGGGGTCGCTCATCACCTCGGTAATGGGTAGGCTCTTCATGTGCGGATTGTCCAGCAGGCGGTTCAGCACACTGCTTTCGTTCAGGCTGCCCACTATGTCCTGTGCCTTGTACACCGGCACCTGGCTTATGTTGTGCATCCGCATGAGCTGTATGGCCTCTTCCACTGTTTGGTCTGCCTGTAGCTGTAGCAGCGGGCTTGGGTTTTTTCGGCTCAGGATCTCGCGGGCGGTTACCAGGCTGCCTTCGTCCAGGTAGCCCCGGTCTTTCATCCACTGGTCATTGTATACCTTGGCCAGGTAGCGTGTGCCGTGGTCTGGCAGGATGATGACCACCACATCCTTTGGGCCCAGGTTCCGGGCATACTCCAGGGCACCGTGCACAGCACTGCCGCAGCTCCAGCCCACAAACAGGCCCTCCAAGCGTGCCAGCTTCCGGGTCATGATGGCGGCATCCTTGTCGCTCACTTTCAGGATCTTGTCTATTTTGCCCAAGTCCAGGTTTTGGGGCACAAAGTCTTCCCCTATGCCCTCGGTGGCGTAGGGGTACACCTCGTTGAGGTCTATCTCGCCGGTTTCGTGCAGTTTCTGGAAAAGCGATCCATAGGTATCTATCCCGATGGTTACGATGTTGGGGTTCTTTTCTTTCAGATAGGTGCTTACACCGGTAATGGTGCCGCAGGTACCCATGCCGGCTACAAAGTGTGTTACCCGGCCTTCGGTCTGCGTCCATATTTCGGGCCCGGTGGTTTTGTAGTGGGCTATTCGGTTGGCCAGGTTGTCATACTGGTTGGGGTAGAAGCTGTTGGGTATCTCGGCTGCCAGGCGTTTGGCTACGCTGTAGTAGCTCTGCGGGTCCTCTGGCTCCACGTTGGTGGGGCACACGATTACCTCGGCTCCCAGGCTGCGCAGGATGTCTATCTTCTCCTGGCTCTGCTTGTCGGTAATGGTGCATATCAGGCGGTAGCCACGCACCACAGCCGCCAGGGCCAGGCCAAAGCCGGTATTGCCGCTGGTGCCCTCTATAATGGTGCCGCCTGGTTTCAGCTTGCCGGTTCGTTCGGCCTCTGTAACCATCTCTACGGCTATGCGGTCTTTTACACTATTGCCCGGGTTAAAGTATTCTACCTTGGCCAGCACGGTGCATTTCAGGTTCTGCACTACCTGGTTCAGGCGTACCATGGGGGTGTTGCCCAGCGTATCGAGAATATTTGAATGCCACATATCCAGTATTTTGTGTGCAAACTAGGCATTAATGTGGAATGTCCGTAGCAAAAATGGGAAAACTGTGTGATGACAGAATGGGACACCCCCCCTGGTGTGCACCCTGCCCCTACCGGCCAGATGGCCTGGGCAGGCGCCGCTGCACGTAGGGGTAGCGCAGGTTTAGCGTGTCGGCTTTGGTTATTTTTCCGCCCATGTAGTGGTACTCTATGGCCATAGAGTCGCGTCCGTAGTCTATCAGGTAGCTGTGGGTAGGCAGCAGGGTATCTGCCCCACTCCAGATGAAGTCGGTTTGACGAAACTTCAGGCCATCGCTACTCAGCAGGGTCTTGCTATGCACCTTGCCAGTGGCCACATACAGGTTGGGGTGCAGTGTGGAATTGGCTACCCAGCCCAGGCTGCCATCTTTGGGTTTGTATAGCAGTAGGTGGCCATATTGATTGGTCCCACCTGCGGTATAGGCATAGAGCCAAATATCCTTCTTGTCGTCAAAGGTAAAGTCCTGAATTCGTACAAACTGATCCGGGCCCATCGGAACGGCTAGCCCGTAGGGGATATGCTCGCGCGAGAACACCAGGCGTGTCTCTTGGGGTAGCTTTTGGTACACATTCAGGGTATAGTAGCCGGCGTACCGGTCGGCGGGGTTCTCCAGTGTAAGGCTGAGCAAGTAGGGTACGCCTGTGCCCAGCAGGTCTCCCCACTGCAGGTGGGCGTGCGGGCTGGTGTAGGTATAGGCTGGCTGGCCATAGTTCTGCCGAATGCGCTCGAAGAGGTCTTTGCGGATGGAGTCGAGCAACGGATTGTCGGGCACGGTAGCCTGCTTGTCCGACCCCGGATGCGTTTCGGGGCTTTGGTTGGGAATACTGTCATGCAGGCCAGCACCCTGCTTGTAGGGGGGCTTGTCTGCCTCCGTTTGTGTGCGGGTGCAGCCTATGGCACCTAGTGCAATGCAGCCTAGCAAGAAGCGAACGACCATTAAAGGATAGAGAGATGGGTGAACGGAGAAAAAGCAGGGACCATTTTACTTATAAAAGAGGTGCGACACAACCCGTATTCGTCGAAGGGATCATTTTGAACAAGTTTATGTAGGCAAGTGCCGGAGTCTGGTGCTTGCTACTGGGCCCTATTTGTGCTGCTGGCCTCTTTGATTTAGTAGCACTGGCTGCCCTGCCTGCTGTAGTTGGGTAATCCCTGCCTGAAAATACGGTACACCTGTAAACTGTGGGCGAATGAGCCAGTGCCCCGAGCGGTGGTATAGTCCGATCTTTCCCTGCTGCTGCACGGGCAGGGTGTAGTAGTCTACCACA
Coding sequences within:
- a CDS encoding pyridoxal-phosphate dependent enzyme; its protein translation is MWHSNILDTLGNTPMVRLNQVVQNLKCTVLAKVEYFNPGNSVKDRIAVEMVTEAERTGKLKPGGTIIEGTSGNTGFGLALAAVVRGYRLICTITDKQSQEKIDILRSLGAEVIVCPTNVEPEDPQSYYSVAKRLAAEIPNSFYPNQYDNLANRIAHYKTTGPEIWTQTEGRVTHFVAGMGTCGTITGVSTYLKEKNPNIVTIGIDTYGSLFQKLHETGEIDLNEVYPYATEGIGEDFVPQNLDLGKIDKILKVSDKDAAIMTRKLARLEGLFVGWSCGSAVHGALEYARNLGPKDVVVIILPDHGTRYLAKVYNDQWMKDRGYLDEGSLVTAREILSRKNPSPLLQLQADQTVEEAIQLMRMHNISQVPVYKAQDIVGSLNESSVLNRLLDNPHMKSLPITEVMSDPFPFVLPTTRIDVISKMMTREMPAVIVQKEDGSQDIITKSDLITVLAG
- a CDS encoding polyprenol monophosphomannose synthase, producing the protein MQPPSAQALVIVPTYNERENIHALVERVLELKEQFDLLIVDDSSPDGTAGAVRQLQRQYPGRLHLEERTGKLGLGTAYLHGFRWGLARGYAYLFEMDADFSHDPADLPRLYEACAVGRFDLAIGSRYCRGVNVVNWPMSRVLLSYGASWYVRLITGMPIRDATAGFICYRRAVLEAILAEPVKFVGYAFQIEMKHKAWRMGFRFKELPIIFTDRQAGQSKMSQNIIQEAIWGVLWLTVTGWFRKSYH